A window of Notolabrus celidotus isolate fNotCel1 chromosome 11, fNotCel1.pri, whole genome shotgun sequence contains these coding sequences:
- the zgc:103759 gene encoding U8 snoRNA-decapping enzyme isoform X2: protein MQMRFDGLLGFPGGLVNPQEETLEAGLSRELLEEVGVALPMSVEDHVDARYAPSKSSSKPLSGLITHFYVRKMDEEQIREMERASASTATDHGLEVLGMVRVPLYTMRGGKGLPSFLSHSFIGNARSQLVDFLLRLNLVAPWDLRNALADSLKTHADKAHDLRAALALTQANRKRFESTPARAPATSSQTSS from the exons ATGCAGATGCGCTTtgacggtctgctgggtttCCCTGGCGG GCTCGTTAACCCACAGGAGGAGACCCTGGAGGCGGGGCTTAGCAGGGAACTGTTGGAGGaggtgggcgtggcacttcctATGTCAGTGGAGGATCATGTGGATGCCCGCTATGCCCCTTCTAAATCCTCCTCCAAACCCCTCTCTGGTCTTATCACTCACTTTTACGTGAGGAAGATGGATGAGGAGCAGAttagagagatggagagagcgtCTGCTTCCACCGCGACAGATCATGGACTGGAg gTGCTAGGCATGGTCCGAGTCCCCCTCTACAccatgagaggaggaaaaggcCTCCCATCGTTCCTCTCACACTCTTTCATCGGCAACGCTCGCTCCCAGCTGGTCGACTTTCTCCTCCGTCTAAACCTGGTGGCCCCTTGGGACTTGCGCAATGCTCTCGCAGACTCTTTGAAGACACACGCAGACAAAGCACACGACCTGAGAGCGGCCCTCGCGCTGACGCAGGCAAACAGGAAACGTTTTGAAAGCACACCTGCACGTGCTCCTGCAACATCCTCTCAAACAAGCTCATAG
- the zgc:103759 gene encoding U8 snoRNA-decapping enzyme isoform X1, which translates to MENGKLSREEALENSSCKHACHVLFYCDTNTLLFERIPIKHIILMQMRFDGLLGFPGGLVNPQEETLEAGLSRELLEEVGVALPMSVEDHVDARYAPSKSSSKPLSGLITHFYVRKMDEEQIREMERASASTATDHGLEVLGMVRVPLYTMRGGKGLPSFLSHSFIGNARSQLVDFLLRLNLVAPWDLRNALADSLKTHADKAHDLRAALALTQANRKRFESTPARAPATSSQTSS; encoded by the exons ATGGAGAATGGAAAGCTGTCGAGGGAGGAGGCGTTGGAAAACTCAAGCTGCAAACATGCATGCCATGTCCTGTTCTACTGCGACACAAACACTCTGCTGTTTGAGAGAATTCCCATTAAACATATCATTTTG ATGCAGATGCGCTTtgacggtctgctgggtttCCCTGGCGG GCTCGTTAACCCACAGGAGGAGACCCTGGAGGCGGGGCTTAGCAGGGAACTGTTGGAGGaggtgggcgtggcacttcctATGTCAGTGGAGGATCATGTGGATGCCCGCTATGCCCCTTCTAAATCCTCCTCCAAACCCCTCTCTGGTCTTATCACTCACTTTTACGTGAGGAAGATGGATGAGGAGCAGAttagagagatggagagagcgtCTGCTTCCACCGCGACAGATCATGGACTGGAg gTGCTAGGCATGGTCCGAGTCCCCCTCTACAccatgagaggaggaaaaggcCTCCCATCGTTCCTCTCACACTCTTTCATCGGCAACGCTCGCTCCCAGCTGGTCGACTTTCTCCTCCGTCTAAACCTGGTGGCCCCTTGGGACTTGCGCAATGCTCTCGCAGACTCTTTGAAGACACACGCAGACAAAGCACACGACCTGAGAGCGGCCCTCGCGCTGACGCAGGCAAACAGGAAACGTTTTGAAAGCACACCTGCACGTGCTCCTGCAACATCCTCTCAAACAAGCTCATAG